ATGAAACATGATAAGtgagaaaggaaaagaagaagatttggtgcatagtaaagaaaataaaagagagagtTTGATCCCTGATTGAAAAAGGCGGCCCTGTGATTCTACCACACCTCAAAACCTACAAGAAATATTTGATTCTTCCGTCTTTCCTCATTTCCGCCTTTTTCCTATATGCAAAATAACTTAAACCTGTCAAGcaaatattacatagacgattcgacaacggACAATACTATctgtcttatgaagatctatTTTGATCCCTGATTGAAAAAAAGGGACACATAATTGAAAACCCTTATTCTTTGTGGAAGGCGGCCAATCAAACAAGTGCAAAAAGCAAGCAATATCTTCGTCTTTGATTCTCAGCCTCTCTGCCAAGCTCTCCTCTATCCGCAAACTTGCTCTGGTATTTCTCTTATTCACCcttgctctgttttctctgttttttttttttttttgtttcgtctGATGTCTCTATCTCGTACGCAGAGATACCAAACCCTTGGGATgttctcctcctcttcctccaccAACCCCTATTTAGCGTATGGTATCACAGTTTATCGAAATCCTGATGAAGATGTTCATGTAAGAACCGACATCCACTATTTTGACCCGGTCAAGGAAGATGAAGTGATTGTACGAGACAAGGCACTTCCCTTGGAGTTTCTTCTTAAAGAGTGTGTTGAGGTCGGAATGTCCCATGGTTGGGTTGTTTTCAAGGCCCGGTCTGATGATGATAAAGTCGTGTATATTAGCGACTACTACAGTCCTTGTGGCtccaaatcaaaccctaaaaccaTTCCTTTGTATCCCATGGGCCAACAACTTGATCCTCCTGCCCAACAGCTAGGCGTCACTAACGTCGCAATGACTTGTTCACCTGATCAAAGCAATGATTTCGCAGTGGCTGTCAACTGCTTAGGACATTTTATCAACTTCTTTAGGCCTGGTGGCAAACACAAGGACTCTGGTTCGGTTTACTTTAAGACTCCTCTCCAACATTTTAATCAGTCAAAGGTTATGTATTCAAAGAGAGATGAAAAGTTCTACACCACTAGTGTTGACGGCCGATTCTTGATTTACTACGATGCTTTCTTCGAGGAGGATATGACAGGCTCCGAGATGCAAGAGTTGCGGTTCATCAACCATCCTGAGTTGACTCAGTCGGAGTGGGAGGTGTTGGACTCATGTTCCAAGACTGTACACCTTGTAGAGTCTCCCTCGGCCTCGGGGCAACAACGTTTCCTAGTCAAATGGTACGCTCAGAACCATCAACCGGGCAAGAAGATAAACTTCTTGTGTCGCGGAACAAAGCGTTTCATGGTGTTCAGAGAGGACGAGGGGGGGATGATCATGTCTTACACAGAGGACATTGGTGATCTCTGCATATTCTTGGGCAATAGTGAGCCCTTCTGTGTCAAGGCAAGCTCCTTCCCTGGCTTAATCCCAAACTCCATTTATTTTGCAGGAGATGGCTTTGGTGTTTACGATATAGCCACTAGAAAACCACGTTCCTTCCGTCCCAAGTCTCCCGCACCCTTCTCCAGAGCACCATCATCCGCCTTTCACTGGATCCCTCCAATGTCTCTCTACTAGTTGCTGCTgtccgaaaaaaaaaattatcattatgTTGTCTCTAATTTGACagtatatttattatgtttggtttttaattgtatctttctttttctttaaataaaattttattattatgaaATAGTATAAAGCGTTCATGTAGTCTGAAATAGTAAAGAAGAATCTTTTGTACAAATTTGTATgacaagatttttatttttttctttgaagaaaaaaaagaaaaaaggaggAAACGTGGCGAAAAGAAAGCGACATAATTgaaaaccctttttttttttttgttgttgttgttgtgggcTTGTGGCCAACCTAACAAGTACTCTGTGTTTTCTTAGATCTAACTCAGAAACTCGTTTGAGATCAGGCCGAACTATAGTATGTCGTTGCTGCTCAGCCTCTCTTCCAAGCTCTCTCTCCGCAAACTTGCTCAGGTAGTTTTTTCTTCTCTCCAATCTCTTTCTCTAGTTTTTTGTGTTTATTCTTCTGATGTCCACTTCGTACGCTTCCACAGAGATGCCAAACCCTTCGGACgttctcctccaccaccaccaccaacccTAACTTGTTTTATCGTGTCACCTGTTGTGGTGAACAAGGTGATGATGAAGAAACCCCAGGTGTAATGACACAGCTCCACATGTTTGACCCAGCCAAAGAAGAACATATCATCGTCGGTGATATGCCATTTCCCGAAGAGTTGGTTGGGTCTTTGCTGGTGGGAAGTTCTCATGGGTGGGGTGTTTTTCTATGGGGCCAACGTTCCATACGAATCAGTGACTTCTGCAACCCCTCTAGCTCTAAATCAAAACCCAAGTTCTTCTCTCCGCTTCCTAGGCCTGACCTAATTGATTGTCAAGCCGAGTTGGTAAGTGGCGTGGCTATGTCCTCTTCTCctgatgaagaggaagaagactacCTCGTGGCTGTCAAGTTTACCGGACGTATGGTGAGTATATATAAGCCGAGTGACACTAAGGCCGCGCTCCATTTCATTTTGCCTCATAATGTATTCGATCATTTTGAATCATCCAAGTTGATGTATTCCAAGAGAGATCAAAGGTTCTACATGGTAAGTTCTGGTGGCCACCACTTGTGGTCTTGGGATGGTACTCCTGATTCCACGCAGCCTAAGTTCCATGAGTTGCGCTTTCACAACCTTCCTCAGTTTTCTCATTCCGAGTTGCAGCTTTTGGATTCTTGTCATAAGACACAACTCTTTGTGGAGTCTCCCTCAGGACAACGGTTCCTAGTCAAATGGTACTAGGTTCTCCTTGTTTATTTGCTTTTTCCGATTTGCTATTATTTACAAGCttaatttcataatatatatgatatttgctTTAATGCATACATACAtattaagagaaaaaaatctaaaaaatcacTGAATTTATAATCTAGTTATAgattaaaaatgttacaaacaTAATACGCTATATagtttttttgataaaatttaaagatatgtaaaataaattaagttaaaAGATATGTAAAATATCTAACTAAAATGTCCATTTTGAAACATGGAGAGTATTATTAACATTGTTCTTTCATTTTGGTTTGGCAGGTATATCCAGAGTATCAAGGCATTAAGATTCAACTGTGGTGGCACAAAGCGGTTCATGGTGTTTAGAGAGGAGGAAGATATGAACATGTGTTACACAGAAGACATTGGTGATCTCTGCATATTCCTTGGCGGTAACGAGCCCTTTTGTGTCAAGGCCAGCTTATTCCCGGGCTTAAACCCTAACTCCATCTATTTCGTCGGTGAAGGCTATGGTGAAGGCTATGGTGTTTACAATATCGCCACTAGAACCCCACGTTCCTTCAAACCCAAGCCTACCGCAAGTGGACAAGGTTTTATGATTCGTCTCTGGGCTCCTCACTGGCTTCCTCCGTTTCCTCTCTAAGTTGTTATGTTTTGGAAcaactaaaaacaaaatctgTAGTAGACGTGTCTTCTTAATTACCATCTTGTCAGGTACTGTTAGTGTTACCTTAGCTCCAATCTATTCAGTAGTAGAATCCCTGGATCATCATCCATTGTATTCTTAGATAGCTCTATATAATTTCTCCTcctaaatgaaaaaaaaaaatcattagcCGTGTTCTTTCGGACGACGCTGACGCAGCGAGTAGCAATAAAAAATTGaacatcaaaataaataaaaagatggtGGAAAATTAATTAAGGGGACGCTGCGGTTACTTCCGTAAAGGTTTTGTTGTCGTCATAAACGCTGTAAAAATAGCGGCAGTTAGAATGGTGCTgcgattattttttatagacaAAAGTACCACCTTCGGTGTCATTCTCAAGATACATGAACAAGAAAATAGTTATAAACTGGGTAGCTAGTCGCTGCGTCAGCATCTTCTAAAAGAACACGGCTATTATAAAAAGAGGGGTCAAAAGAGAGAAGACACATACTAAGAAGAGATGATCTCGAGAACAAGAACCACCTTTAAAAAGATGGAATGACAGGGATTTAAGCATTGGTTGAAGAGATGGTTAATCAGCTTCgctttttatatgatatatatgtatagataTGTCGAATTTTCGATTCCAAGGAAGGAACACACAAGAGTCGTGGGATGTGCAGCTTTTAGTTATCTTCTTGTCCAAGTAAACGGGAGATATATATATGCTGTCCAAGGAACACTGTGTTGTTTCTTTCCAGTGAAAATGGAGGATCTCAAGTCCAAGGGAAGCAAACTTTGTCTGCCAACAAGCGCATGCTACTTGTCCGATACACTTCACCTGCAAAGGAAACTTTACGCATACAACTTTTGCTGCTGTTTTCTATGTTTTTTGATGTATCAATGTTGAGCacattctttttcttcttcttcaaattgTGAATGAGGTTTTTGCTTCATTACACTACTAGGTAGATCAGGAAGATATGGACACCTTGCATTGGCTATGAATTTGGCAACTTATGATTGACACATTTTATTTTCCGGATCTGACCCTTCTGATATCTGAATTTTCAGAGTGGATCCGGATCGGATCTCGTATCAAATCCAAATCGGATCTCACATTAAATCTGGATCTTGGTATTCATATTTGACAAATTCACCCTTTCAACCCAATTCTGAAATCCAAAACATAGAAGTGTTTGATGTGTAGCTCATCGAATATTAagggtgggcatttcggtttaattatgggttcggtttggtttatttGGGTCTAAGAAAACCTTAACCAAAGTCAATccaaattagtttggtttagtttgtaTTCGGTTTGGTCTGATTTTACTTCGGTTTGGTgtatttttggtttagttttaattcagtttggtttgtgtttggttcggtttaatttggttttgtttatgtttgttgAGTTcaatatagtttatttttttttagttttttctagtttgtttacaaaaatataatctataaaaatataaaaaatcaacatttgACACTAAATCATTATATTCTTCATATTTATACGTAAAGCTAAACATCACAATAAAAATCTAGAAGATTTAattcaataatttattattatctctaaacctaaaataaatatcataagcAATTTTTAGTTTTGATGTTAAAGTATGAGATTCATATTCTTtcattttacattttagttATGTTAATTATTCTATTCTTTTAGAAGTAaaatgtaataattttttttagtttttaggttaaatatattaaatattaatattattagtatatttaattaatctaactaaaaatatttcgatttttcagtttggttcggcttaaaaccaaactaaaccgaaccaTTTGAGTTGATCAAATCTTGAACCAAATTGTTTACACATagaatttggtttggtttggatcggTTTGAGTTCGGTTggatcggtttggttcggtccggtttattttttttgctcaCCCCTATCAAATATGAAACAATGAAAGGGTAGTAggggagaagaaaaaaaatacttggTGAATAGTAAAGAACATTGTGTACAAGTTTGATTACAgtctcttctttttcattttcatttgtcACAAGATTTATACATATGCTTCCACTTACATGTATACATATCTTTGCTGGATAATAGTCTGGTTTACAATTGTACTCTGTTATGTTAAATAATtgggaaaattatttttaggcTAAAAATGATAACTATGTTCTATTAGGTTAATTTCTAGTTTTACCATTTTTGCCTTTAATATCCTTTCGAATTTTccaaaatcaattaaataaatagttttttttttgacaacaagaAACTACTCTAACGTAATTACGCCGGTTCAGAAAGTCAAACTGGAGGTATCgaatcgacatataacatagctgaagGTGAACTCCTTGCTCTAtgagcaagcttgtccgccattgtGTTTTGCGCCCTTGGAATATGTCGAATCTTGAAATtagggaagaaagtcttactACGGCGAAATTCCTCTATGTGCGTAGTGAATGCTGGCCATTCTTCAGTgaggacaccatcttcaccaactaaGAGAAGTCCGTTGCAAAAACTACATCTGAGAACTGTAGGGTCTTCATGCACTCTATTGCCCAAATCACCGCTTCACATTTTGCGTGTAAAGGAGATAGGCTACGTCGGAGATTCATTGCCCCCATCATCTTGTCCTCTGAATCTATCTTTCGGCAATACCACCCTTGTCCAGTGAAAACATCTTgttccttccaagatccatcgaCAAAACATACCCTGGTTGATCCCAAAGTTTGCCAATCGGTGGGAGACCGAACATTCTCGTGAGGGATTGGTATCAATAATTGTGCCTCTGTCCAAAGTGTTTCTTCAAGTTCCGCTTTCCGCAGTATCTCCTGGGGATTCCCATTCCTATTTGTGTAGATCTTGTCATTTCTattcttccaaatataccacataatccaaGGAAAATAGTTGGAGTCCACTTCTTTCGGAAGCCTCCAGAAGAGATAATCCAAACTTGTATAAACTGATGTAGAAGGAAAAACTCCGAGGAGAGATGGGATCCTTGATAAGGCCCATGTTTGTAAAGCTGGTGGGCATTCAAAAAGAACATGATTTACTGTTTCTTCCTCAGCTCCACAAATATTACATCGAAGATCACATTCAATACCACGtgtctttaaatttttgaacaCTGGTAAGGTTCCGGATAGTATCTGCCAAATAAAATGCCGCAATTTTGGTGAACAATTTAGTTTCCATGAAAAAGCcagtaaatattttatatttggtccAAAAGGTGTTATCCTTGGTCCCCCTATCAGGGTATAGGGTTTCTGTTCGAAATCCTGATTTAACCGAATATTTCCCAGATTCTGTGAACGCCCAACCATATTTATCAGGCCGTTGATTCCGGCTGACCGCCATACCTCTGATGATCTTACCATCATCCGGATGTATGTATGCATTAAGCAAATTTACATTCCAAGACATATCTAGTGGATTGATGAGGTCCTTCACCATTAGAGATTGATTTAGAAATtgaacatgatttttttgtaGTGCTGATCTCAGGCGAGGAGCCGGGATCCAGGGATCGTTCCAAACAGAAATCGATTGCCTGGTACCAACTCTTTTGATTAGCCCTTttttaaccagagatctagcagagcATATACTTCTCCACCCATAGGATGAAGAGTAAGATCTGTGATCATCCAGTGGATGAGAATTTCGGAAATACCTTCCTTTAAACACCTTCGAGAATAAGCAATCCGGCTTATCTATTAGTCGCCATAGTTGTTTTGCCAATAATGCCGTATTAACATCTTGTAGATCTCTAAAACTCAAGCCTCCCTCTTTCTTGTGTGTATACATTTTGTCCCATGAAAACCAATGGATATCTTTTTTATTTCCGCTGCCCCCCACCAGAAATGTGTTGTGGTGCTTGTAATCTTTTTAGTAATCCCTTTTGGGAGTTTGAAGCAGGACATGACATGCGTTTGCATAGCTGAAGACACTGATTTAATTAAGATCTCTTTACCACCTCTTGTGAGAAAACGAACTGTCCAACTATTAACCTTCTTATTGatgttttcatttaaaaagccaaaaaattgaatttttgatcCACCGAGACTCTCTGGAATTCCCAGATAATTTTCCATACTTCCTAGATTGGAGATACCTTAACAAATCGTGAATAATCACTTTAGCCTCTTTCGTAACCTTGTGATCAAACTGGatcaaaataaatagttttataaataaaaaaaaaatcaaaatagtaaCTACTAACAAAATACCTATAcgaacttattagtatttttttccagttctaaaaatgtttaaatgataatttcatattttgttttacaGAAAATAGAATTGACATTCTACTACAATAAAAAATGTAATCCACtttttttcattgaatctaCTATGTTTAGAATATGTGATAtacgtaaataatagtaatctaaaaacATTTGGAAAACATATTCTGCGCTTAACCTATTGTTCTAAAATCTGTGAAAATCAGAATCTACacattagtataaatataaaacatgtaaaaatcagaatctacacattactgtaaatctaaaactagtaTAAACCGCTTTCAAACATGTTTAGTGTAATCTACATATAGTAGAATACATATTTTATGGATAAGAATTATCAGTTCCAAAAAAATGGGaagaaaatatttagaatattcAGTTTccttatatttattaaatcgattTGTTTAAAAAAGTAAGACAATcatgttttataaaatcaatatttaaactaaaaatagtttaacgGTTGCTATTGTTGCTCGTaagaaatttttaatatttttattttaaaaatcattattttcctagtaacaaataataaaaaatcaacatttCCACGATTTtctgaattttctttttaaaaaatgatttaataaatataaggaaactgaatatttccaaatatttttttaatatttatgtagATCACGTATTCTAAAttattgttttgatatttttattatagttttttattttctagtaacaaataataaaaatcaatattttaatattaaaaatacaaaaaaactttgacgtttagttttttttatttgggtattttaatatttttttgttttcgttacttttattaaaaattatattttaatctttaataaATGTTTAGTTAATTGTAGATTcgaattttaattgaaattaaggATAGTATTGCCATCTCAAAAATATTTACCATAAtgacacataaaaatatatgaatttagCTTAATAGGacatatttatcatttttaggcctaaaaactatttttcctaaataatttAGTAAAACTATAAAATCGGTGGTTGGAACTGGTATAAATAAATGTGAGTGGGGGGTATCAAAGGTGAGAATGgtaaatactccctctgttttttaaagatgtatgttttaggaattttttttgtttcaaaaagatgtatttttcatattttcaatgtaatttttgtcaactaattatgaataattgtgaatctcaaaaacattaattgcatttcttgaaattttattggtttagaaatataagaaatataaaataacaaaaaactatgcactaataagtaaattttaatatgttttattaaaaagtgtgaaaatttcaaaacatgtattatttaaaaacagagggagtaagaTACTAGGTGCATAGTAGAGAGAATCTTGTGTACAAATTTGATCACAAGATTTTTTGGAAAACGTGGAGAAACATATTCTGGAAACAGAGGACAAAAGgagtgtgtgtgagagagacaTGACTTTTACTTGTGAGAAGGACTTAGATCTATTTAAGAAGGCTTGAAAAAAGCCCTCACATAAGTGTCTGAAAATTGTTGAAACTAGTTTGAAAACTATATGgtataatatacttttttttatcaaatggtataatatactttaaaaaaatattaaaccaacAATACAACATCCAGAAAATATCTCCAGAAATGTTGTACACCAATCATAACTTTAAATTTGTTCCAAATGTGGCTTAAGTTTCAAAGAGTTTTATAAAGTAGCTGAAATAAGAACAAAACGAggtatttttctaatatttttattgaaggTAAATACTTACCTACGTTGGCTGGataatttttgtttggttttcaattgtactattaatatatttacttttcgTTAAATAATAcagtattataaaattttgaattctgAAAACATTCATGTGGTTGGTGCGAGTGGAACAGTAAATGTAAGGTATTGAGTATGATGATAGTTGATAGGGTGGTCATCAGTGGTGAGACCACCTCCATCCCAGAGTTTCTAAAAAGTTAGGGTAATGtgttagtataaaaaaaaaaggtgggTGAGAAGTTGAGATACATGTTCTTTTACCTTTCAAATATGCTTTACAAACTTTGGCtgaataaattttgtttggttttcaaTTCTAACATATGCTAATCATTAAATGAATGACGTTATCACAAGATTTTACTTTACCTTTGTCACAAGTGACAAGATTATGTAACTTGggaaagtaaaaaacaaaaggaaagtaGAGAACGTGGAAACAGAGGAAGGAAAGGAGAGAGACACATAAGTGAAAacccttcttctttttttttgtggccAATCAAACTGAGAAACCCTTTCGAGAGCGGCACAGTGCAGGCCAAAGCTATGTTTTCGTCTTTGCTTCTCAACCTCTCTATCCGCAAACAGGCTCTGGTAGTTCTCTGTCTCTAGTTTTTCTATtatctctctgttttcttcttcttctgatgtCTACTTTGTACAAACTTCCACAGAGATACCAAACCTTTCGGATGTTCTCCTCCACCAACCCGTACTTAGTGTATGGTAAAACAATTTATGGAAATCTTGACGAGGATCTTCATTTAAGAAGCGACATCCACTATTTTGACCCGGTCAAGGAAGATGAAGTGATTGTACGAGACAAGGCACTTCCCTTGGAGTTTCGTGGAGAGTGTTTTGTGGTCGGAATGTCCCATGGTTGGGTCGTTTTCAAGGCCCGGTCTGATGGTAAGAAAGATAAAGTCGTATATATTAGCGACTACTACAGTCCTTGTGGCtccaaatcaaaccctaaaaccaTTCCTTTACATCCCATGGGTCAGCCTAATATTCCTGCCCAACAGCTTGCCATCACTAACGCTGCCATGACTTGTTCACCTGACCAGAGCCATGATTTTGCAGTGGCCATCAACTGCTTAGGACCTGTGATCAACTTCTTTAGGCCTGGTGGCAAACACAAGGACTCTGGTTCCGTCCACTTCAAGACCTTTCTCCAACATTTTAATCAGTCAAAGGTTATGTATTCAAAGAGGGATGAAAAGTTCTACACCACTAGTGTTGGCGGCCAATTCTTGGTTTCCTATGATGCTTTCTTCGAGGAGGATATGACCGGCT
This genomic stretch from Raphanus sativus cultivar WK10039 chromosome 3, ASM80110v3, whole genome shotgun sequence harbors:
- the LOC130509277 gene encoding uncharacterized protein LOC130509277 — translated: MFSSLLLNLSIRKQALRYQTFRMFSSTNPYLVYGKTIYGNLDEDLHLRSDIHYFDPVKEDEVIVRDKALPLEFRGECFVVGMSHGWVVFKARSDGKKDKVVYISDYYSPCGSKSNPKTIPLHPMGQPNIPAQQLAITNAAMTCSPDQSHDFAVAINCLGPVINFFRPGGKHKDSGSVHFKTFLQHFNQSKVMYSKRDEKFYTTSVGGQFLVSYDAFFEEDMTGSEVQELRFINQPELTQSEWELLDSCSKTVHLVESPSGQRFLIKWYAQNHQPGKKMTFLCRGTKRFMVFREEEETRVMSYTEDIGDLCIFLGNNEPFCVKASSFPGLNPNSIYFAGDGFGVYDISTRKPRSFRPKFPASFSTASLAFHWIPPMSL
- the LOC130509745 gene encoding uncharacterized protein LOC130509745; translated protein: MSLLLSLSSKLSLRKLAQRCQTLRTFSSTTTTNPNLFYRVTCCGEQGDDEETPGVMTQLHMFDPAKEEHIIVGDMPFPEELVGSLLVGSSHGWGVFLWGQRSIRISDFCNPSSSKSKPKFFSPLPRPDLIDCQAELVSGVAMSSSPDEEEEDYLVAVKFTGRMVSIYKPSDTKAALHFILPHNVFDHFESSKLMYSKRDQRFYMVSSGGHHLWSWDGTPDSTQPKFHELRFHNLPQFSHSELQLLDSCHKTQLFVESPSGQRFLVKWYIQSIKALRFNCGGTKRFMVFREEEDMNMCYTEDIGDLCIFLGGNEPFCVKASLFPGLNPNSIYFVGEGYGEGYGVYNIATRTPRSFKPKPTASGQGFMIRLWAPHWLPPFPL
- the LOC130509980 gene encoding uncharacterized protein LOC130509980 gives rise to the protein MESEPTVAASAQPPPAAATDDLQSSNASSSSAEAAARLIHTVEQRQLHLLDKTVPHNGEGEENHVATISSLIAGPRVFMVAPNCSCAPRSGEFHHLMERGQSNKCKKQAISSSLILSLSAKLSSIRKLALRYQTLGMFSSSSSTNPYLAYGITVYRNPDEDVHVRTDIHYFDPVKEDEVIVRDKALPLEFLLKECVEVGMSHGWVVFKARSDDDKVVYISDYYSPCGSKSNPKTIPLYPMGQQLDPPAQQLGVTNVAMTCSPDQSNDFAVAVNCLGHFINFFRPGGKHKDSGSVYFKTPLQHFNQSKVMYSKRDEKFYTTSVDGRFLIYYDAFFEEDMTGSEMQELRFINHPELTQSEWEVLDSCSKTVHLVESPSASGQQRFLVKWYAQNHQPGKKINFLCRGTKRFMVFREDEGGMIMSYTEDIGDLCIFLGNSEPFCVKASSFPGLIPNSIYFAGDGFGVYDIATRKPRSFRPKSPAPFSRAPSSAFHWIPPMSLY